A window from Natranaerovirga hydrolytica encodes these proteins:
- a CDS encoding cation:proton antiporter, which produces MIEGLYQGDALQMNFENMLEAALENQFLIEIAFILLMATIGGWIATIIKMPAVLGQIVVGILLGPTLFDLINGHNEIIRSMADIGVIFLMFMAGLETDLKELKRSGKQVSTIAMGGVILPMLLGTLIPFYFFNQYIPNNGSIVNALYIGAILTATSVSISVSVLRDMKQLSGKQGVTILGSAIIDDVLAIIILAVVTGLVAPGEAQSIGILTSQMIIFFVASIILGYMIIKTLNKFAQMATWRDRIVIISVIVCFFFAFVSEMFSVAGITGAYIAGVIFSVTSYRHKVATTIQTMAYNLFTPIFFVSIGLKTQITSEVFDYLGYAIIIVIIAIVSKILGAGIGAKVSQFTTKESLQIGVGMIARAEVALIVATQGLLRGIISDPTFTSIVLLVVISTIITPPLLKYLFKDETPKEVL; this is translated from the coding sequence ATGATAGAAGGATTATATCAAGGAGATGCATTACAAATGAACTTTGAAAACATGCTAGAAGCAGCTTTAGAAAATCAATTCCTAATTGAAATAGCCTTTATTTTATTAATGGCAACCATAGGTGGATGGATCGCTACCATAATCAAAATGCCAGCTGTTTTAGGACAAATTGTTGTAGGCATATTATTAGGACCAACGCTTTTTGATTTGATTAATGGTCATAATGAAATCATTAGAAGTATGGCAGATATCGGTGTTATATTTTTAATGTTTATGGCAGGATTAGAAACCGATTTAAAGGAATTGAAACGATCAGGAAAACAGGTATCTACAATTGCAATGGGTGGCGTAATTTTGCCCATGCTTTTAGGAACACTTATTCCCTTTTACTTTTTTAATCAATACATACCCAATAATGGAAGTATTGTTAATGCCTTATATATTGGTGCCATATTAACGGCAACATCAGTGAGTATTTCTGTTTCGGTATTAAGAGATATGAAACAATTATCGGGTAAACAAGGTGTCACGATTTTAGGTTCAGCCATTATTGATGACGTTTTAGCCATTATTATTTTAGCAGTGGTTACAGGGCTAGTGGCACCAGGAGAAGCTCAGAGCATAGGCATTTTAACCAGTCAAATGATTATATTCTTTGTGGCATCTATTATACTAGGGTATATGATTATAAAGACATTAAATAAATTCGCTCAGATGGCAACATGGCGAGATAGAATTGTTATTATTTCAGTTATAGTATGCTTCTTTTTTGCATTTGTCTCTGAAATGTTTAGTGTGGCAGGAATTACAGGCGCTTATATAGCTGGTGTTATTTTTTCAGTAACATCTTATAGACATAAAGTAGCAACAACGATACAAACAATGGCATATAACTTATTTACCCCTATATTTTTTGTAAGCATTGGATTAAAGACTCAAATAACTTCAGAAGTTTTTGATTATCTAGGGTATGCAATAATCATTGTCATTATAGCCATTGTATCAAAAATACTTGGCGCAGGTATTGGCGCAAAAGTGTCCCAGTTTACAACAAAAGAGTCTTTACAAATAGGTGTAGGCATGATTGCTAGAGCTGAAGTTGCATTAATTGTTGCAACACAAGGGCTTTTAAGGGGAATCATTTCAGACCCGACGTTTACAAGTATTGTACTACTAGTGGTTATTTCAACTATCATAACACCACCATTATTAAAATATTTATTTAAAGATGAAACACCTAAAGAAGTATTATAA
- a CDS encoding ABC transporter ATP-binding protein, translated as MASILTDQLTLSYGEFKVINNLDLQIPSGKITVFIGSNGCGKSTLLKSMARLLKPKEGSIILDGKDIALTNTKKVARKMAVLPQGPSAPQELTVFQLVKLGRYPHQNWYNQWSKEDERLVWEALEVTQLKDLANRPVESLSGGQRQRAWIAMTLAQNTDIIMLDEPTTFLDLNHQVEVLDILYDLNRNQKRTIIMVLHDLNLAARYADHMVAVANQTVVASGNAKDIMTCETIKEVFGMDCTVANDPLFGTPMCIPYGKGLKPNNLKAVL; from the coding sequence ATGGCTAGTATTTTAACAGATCAGCTGACATTAAGCTATGGAGAGTTTAAAGTCATTAATAATTTAGATTTACAGATACCTTCAGGAAAAATAACTGTATTCATAGGGAGTAACGGCTGTGGTAAATCAACTCTTTTAAAATCTATGGCTAGACTTTTAAAACCGAAAGAAGGTTCCATCATTTTAGATGGTAAAGATATTGCCCTTACGAATACCAAAAAAGTTGCTAGAAAAATGGCAGTTTTACCACAAGGTCCTTCAGCTCCACAAGAATTAACAGTTTTTCAATTGGTAAAGCTTGGAAGATACCCTCATCAAAATTGGTACAATCAATGGTCAAAAGAAGATGAACGTTTGGTTTGGGAAGCTTTAGAAGTTACTCAATTAAAGGACTTGGCTAATCGACCAGTTGAGTCTTTATCAGGAGGACAAAGACAGCGGGCTTGGATTGCAATGACATTAGCTCAAAATACAGATATTATTATGTTAGACGAACCCACTACTTTTTTGGATTTGAATCATCAAGTAGAAGTGCTGGATATACTTTATGATTTAAATAGAAATCAAAAAAGAACGATTATAATGGTTTTACATGACTTAAACTTGGCAGCAAGATATGCAGATCATATGGTTGCAGTGGCAAATCAAACCGTAGTTGCTAGTGGTAATGCCAAGGATATTATGACTTGTGAAACCATTAAAGAAGTATTTGGAATGGATTGTACAGTTGCAAATGATCCTTTATTTGGCACACCAATGTGTATTCCTTATGGTAAAGGCTTAAAACCTAACAATCTGAAAGCAGTATTATAA
- a CDS encoding FecCD family ABC transporter permease, which yields MKHTNNDGYSAIRLKRLPVSFMIQKQAMIVMLILSIILISISLISLSTGTIKIGMDRIFQTFIGSGTDIENFTILTLRLPRIILGILAGVGLSLSGAILQGLIRNPLAGPDVIGVNSGASLMAVIFITLFADTVSIHFLPFFAFFGAVLVVFFMYGLSWKNGVTPLRLILIGFGVKALLGAVQRILMLSGTMLRTSQAYTWLAGSLYATKWYEVQIVSIWMLILIPLLIVAVKSLNMQQVSDEITVSLGGRLQIIRLGLISLAACLAGIIIAFTGGIGFIGLMSPHIARKLVGTTYGQLLPCSALIGAILIVVSDWIGRTWFAPVEIAVGVFTSLLGAPFFIYLFIKMRNK from the coding sequence ATGAAACATACAAATAATGATGGATATAGTGCAATACGTTTAAAAAGGTTGCCAGTATCTTTTATGATACAAAAGCAAGCAATGATTGTAATGCTTATATTAAGTATTATTTTAATATCTATTTCACTGATTAGTCTTAGTACAGGAACTATAAAGATAGGTATGGATAGAATTTTTCAAACTTTTATTGGCTCTGGAACAGATATAGAAAATTTTACAATTCTTACTTTAAGATTGCCAAGAATCATTTTAGGCATTTTAGCTGGAGTAGGTTTGTCTTTATCAGGAGCAATTTTACAAGGTCTTATAAGAAATCCTCTTGCAGGGCCAGATGTTATTGGTGTTAATAGTGGTGCTTCATTAATGGCGGTTATTTTTATAACATTATTTGCAGATACTGTTAGTATACACTTTTTACCATTCTTCGCTTTTTTTGGTGCCGTATTGGTTGTTTTTTTTATGTATGGTTTGTCTTGGAAAAATGGCGTGACACCTTTAAGGTTGATTTTGATTGGCTTTGGTGTAAAGGCTCTTTTAGGTGCTGTACAAAGAATTTTAATGCTATCGGGTACTATGCTAAGAACGAGTCAAGCATATACTTGGCTTGCAGGTAGTTTGTATGCAACTAAGTGGTATGAGGTTCAAATTGTAAGTATATGGATGTTGATTCTTATTCCCCTATTAATTGTCGCTGTTAAGTCTTTGAATATGCAACAAGTGAGTGATGAAATTACAGTGAGTTTAGGCGGAAGATTACAAATCATACGCCTTGGATTAATTAGTTTAGCTGCTTGTTTAGCAGGAATTATAATAGCTTTTACAGGTGGAATTGGTTTTATAGGACTGATGTCTCCTCACATTGCAAGAAAGCTTGTAGGTACTACATACGGTCAATTGCTTCCTTGCTCTGCACTAATTGGAGCCATACTGATTGTAGTATCTGATTGGATTGGACGCACTTGGTTTGCTCCAGTAGAAATAGCAGTAGGTGTCTTTACATCTCTACTAGGTGCACCATTTTTTATATATTTATTTATTAAGATGAGAAACAAATAA
- a CDS encoding FecCD family ABC transporter permease produces the protein MVKHFYKGTGIIISFIILAILFLCSLAFGYTSTNFQTVFDTYRAFDGSAEQVVIQTMRMPRAIIATLVGACLAVSGAIMQALTRNPMASPGILGINAGASLSVVLGMTLFSVYSLEGFMWLSFLGAFVAAISVFVLGSMGREGLTKLKLTMAGVVLSSLFSSITTGLLILDDNRLESVMFWMSGSVEGRKLELVVPVLPFVVLGLFMAMAMSGKINALLVGEDVAKGLGQKTWLVKGMGLLVVVFLSGSAVAMAGPIGFVGLIIPHIVRGFVGIDYRWVMPYCAILGAGLMLAADIASRFILFPTEVPVGVATAVVGAPFFIYLARRGVMKG, from the coding sequence ATGGTTAAGCATTTTTATAAAGGAACAGGAATAATAATATCATTTATAATACTGGCTATACTATTTTTATGTAGCTTGGCGTTTGGATATACATCAACAAACTTTCAGACCGTATTTGATACATATAGAGCCTTTGATGGTTCTGCTGAACAAGTGGTTATACAAACTATGAGAATGCCAAGGGCTATCATTGCTACTTTAGTAGGTGCCTGTCTAGCAGTTTCAGGTGCAATTATGCAAGCGTTAACGAGAAACCCTATGGCTTCCCCAGGGATATTAGGCATTAATGCAGGCGCAAGCTTAAGCGTTGTACTCGGGATGACTTTGTTTTCAGTGTACTCATTAGAAGGTTTTATGTGGTTATCTTTTTTAGGTGCATTTGTAGCTGCTATATCTGTTTTTGTATTAGGCTCAATGGGAAGAGAAGGTCTTACAAAATTAAAGCTAACAATGGCAGGTGTTGTATTATCTTCTTTGTTTTCTTCTATTACAACTGGATTGTTAATTTTAGATGACAACAGATTAGAAAGTGTTATGTTTTGGATGAGTGGCTCAGTAGAAGGAAGAAAATTAGAATTGGTAGTTCCTGTACTTCCCTTTGTGGTTTTAGGTTTGTTTATGGCTATGGCTATGTCAGGTAAGATTAATGCTTTATTAGTTGGAGAAGATGTGGCAAAGGGCTTGGGTCAAAAAACATGGTTAGTAAAGGGTATGGGATTATTGGTTGTTGTGTTTTTGTCAGGTAGTGCAGTGGCTATGGCAGGGCCCATTGGATTTGTTGGTTTGATTATTCCTCATATTGTAAGAGGGTTTGTTGGCATTGACTACAGATGGGTAATGCCTTATTGTGCTATTTTGGGAGCTGGGTTAATGCTAGCAGCAGATATTGCTTCAAGATTCATTCTTTTTCCTACAGAAGTTCCAGTAGGTGTAGCTACAGCTGTAGTAGGTGCTCCATTCTTTATATATTTAGCTAGAAGGGGAGTGATGAAAGGATGA
- a CDS encoding ABC transporter substrate-binding protein yields MKKLLVFISILALTLGLVACGGSNDEPEVTSNPVEGASSDNESTEDEEPDTRTIEHAMGVSEVPVNPERIVVLNGDGLEAILSVGVTPIGSTQAMGERQWYEHLEDYMDGVTNVGTMTEPDLEAIMQLEPDLILGVKSRQEESYDLLSAIAPTVFTETHTLGGWKEDFKLYVDAINKSEEGAEVLAAWEERASELSAKLEAAGVLDQEVSIVRFTAGQGRFFYNNSYSGSIMKELGFARPENHDVDDLWMESITQERIPEMDSDVMFYFVLDQGDGEAIQFSDEWMSTVLFQNLRAAQNEQVYEVDDAYWNMTYGILSADYVLEDIERLMLD; encoded by the coding sequence ATGAAAAAATTATTAGTTTTTATATCGATATTAGCGTTAACATTAGGTTTAGTTGCTTGTGGGGGTTCTAATGATGAACCAGAAGTAACAAGTAATCCAGTAGAAGGTGCATCAAGTGACAATGAAAGCACAGAAGATGAAGAGCCTGATACAAGGACTATAGAGCATGCCATGGGTGTTTCAGAAGTACCTGTTAACCCAGAAAGAATAGTGGTTCTAAATGGTGATGGATTAGAGGCTATTTTATCAGTAGGCGTTACGCCAATTGGTTCAACACAAGCTATGGGAGAGCGTCAATGGTATGAACATTTAGAAGATTATATGGACGGTGTTACTAACGTTGGTACGATGACAGAACCAGATTTAGAAGCCATTATGCAATTAGAACCTGATTTAATACTAGGGGTAAAATCAAGACAAGAGGAATCTTATGATTTATTAAGTGCAATTGCACCAACAGTATTTACTGAAACCCATACTTTAGGCGGGTGGAAAGAAGATTTTAAATTGTATGTAGATGCCATTAATAAATCTGAAGAAGGTGCTGAAGTTTTGGCGGCTTGGGAAGAAAGAGCAAGTGAATTGTCTGCAAAATTAGAGGCAGCAGGTGTCTTAGATCAAGAAGTTTCTATTGTTAGGTTTACAGCAGGACAAGGTAGATTTTTCTATAATAATAGTTATAGTGGAAGTATTATGAAAGAACTGGGTTTTGCAAGACCTGAAAATCATGATGTAGATGATTTATGGATGGAAAGCATAACCCAAGAACGTATTCCAGAAATGGACTCAGATGTAATGTTTTATTTTGTGCTAGATCAAGGAGATGGAGAAGCGATACAATTTTCAGATGAATGGATGAGTACTGTTTTATTCCAAAATCTAAGAGCAGCTCAAAATGAACAGGTATATGAAGTGGATGACGCATACTGGAATATGACATATGGTATTCTATCAGCAGATTATGTTTTAGAAGATATTGAAAGACTTATGTTAGATTAA
- the prfA gene encoding peptide chain release factor 1, whose translation MFDKLEDIVKRYESVLEDINNPETVSDQDKFRKLMKEQSDLTPIVETYKKYINAKENIDESINILENEDDEDLKELAKEELNENKSMVGQLEEKLKFLLIPKDPNDDKNVFVEIRAGAGGDEAALFAANLFRMYSRYAERNNWKVETVSLNENGLGGFKEVIFMIKGNMAYSRLKYESGVHRVQRIPVTESGGRIHTSTVTVAVLPEADEVDVEISQNDLRIDVFRSSGNGGQSVNTTDSAVRITHMPTGIVVSCQDEKSQHKNKDKAMKVLRARLFEIEQEKQQSEQAENRKSQVGTGDRSEKIRTYNFPQGRVTDHRIKLTLHRLDGVLDGDIEELVESLSTADQTEKLKNIQE comes from the coding sequence ATGTTTGACAAACTAGAAGATATTGTCAAAAGGTATGAATCAGTTTTAGAAGATATTAATAATCCAGAAACAGTAAGCGATCAAGACAAGTTTCGTAAATTAATGAAAGAACAAAGCGATTTAACACCTATTGTAGAGACATATAAAAAGTATATTAATGCGAAAGAAAATATCGATGAAAGTATAAATATCTTAGAAAATGAAGATGATGAAGATCTAAAAGAACTTGCAAAAGAAGAGCTTAATGAAAATAAAAGTATGGTTGGGCAATTAGAAGAAAAATTAAAGTTTTTACTCATTCCCAAAGACCCTAATGATGATAAAAATGTTTTTGTAGAAATAAGAGCAGGAGCAGGTGGAGATGAAGCCGCTTTATTCGCAGCTAATCTATTTAGAATGTATTCAAGGTATGCAGAAAGAAATAATTGGAAAGTAGAAACAGTCAGCTTAAATGAAAATGGTCTAGGTGGATTTAAAGAAGTTATCTTTATGATAAAAGGGAATATGGCTTATTCAAGATTAAAATATGAAAGCGGTGTTCACCGTGTTCAAAGAATACCAGTAACTGAATCAGGTGGTAGAATTCATACGTCAACTGTTACTGTTGCTGTTTTACCAGAAGCAGATGAAGTAGACGTTGAGATCAGTCAGAATGACTTAAGAATTGATGTGTTTAGATCATCTGGAAATGGTGGTCAAAGTGTTAATACAACAGACTCTGCAGTAAGAATAACCCATATGCCAACAGGTATTGTCGTGTCTTGTCAAGATGAAAAATCACAACACAAAAATAAAGATAAGGCAATGAAAGTTTTAAGAGCAAGATTATTTGAAATTGAACAAGAAAAACAACAAAGTGAACAAGCAGAAAATAGAAAAAGTCAAGTAGGTACAGGAGACCGTTCAGAAAAAATAAGGACTTATAACTTCCCTCAAGGAAGGGTTACAGACCATAGAATCAAATTAACATTACATCGTTTAGATGGTGTTTTAGATGGCGATATTGAAGAATTGGTAGAGAGCTTATCAACAGCAGACCAGACAGAAAAACTTAAAAATATTCAAGAGTAA
- the prmC gene encoding peptide chain release factor N(5)-glutamine methyltransferase: protein MEKTLLQTYYDGKNILEKHKIEIGKKEAMMLLEEVFNCSQIEVLTYPHQIVLQNQYKEYMDKINRRIKKEPIQYIIGKQSFMDLEFKVNPFVLIPRQDTETLVETVIEYTQHNKVNHVLDLCTGSGCIAISLGYYTNINEIMAIDISQEALEVAKENAILNQVTGIEFIKSDLFQELGTHQTVDMIVSNPPYIPSLVIEELMCDVKDYEPLLALDGKDDGLYFYKKIIKEGKQFLKKEGYIFFEIGYNQGKAVQECFELEGYDNIKIIKDLMGLDRIVCARKPI, encoded by the coding sequence ATGGAGAAGACCCTTCTTCAAACGTACTATGATGGAAAAAATATATTAGAAAAACATAAGATAGAGATCGGAAAAAAAGAAGCTATGATGCTATTAGAAGAAGTCTTTAATTGTTCCCAGATAGAAGTATTAACTTATCCACATCAAATAGTATTACAAAATCAATACAAAGAGTATATGGATAAAATTAATCGAAGGATAAAAAAAGAACCCATTCAATATATCATTGGCAAACAATCCTTTATGGACCTAGAATTTAAAGTCAATCCCTTTGTATTAATACCAAGACAAGATACAGAAACCTTAGTAGAAACAGTCATAGAATATACTCAGCATAATAAAGTAAACCATGTTCTTGATTTATGTACAGGTTCAGGATGTATCGCTATTAGCTTAGGGTATTATACAAATATCAATGAAATCATGGCAATAGATATATCACAAGAAGCTTTAGAAGTAGCTAAAGAAAATGCTATACTCAATCAGGTTACAGGTATTGAATTTATAAAAAGTGATTTATTCCAAGAACTAGGTACACATCAGACTGTAGATATGATTGTATCTAATCCGCCCTACATTCCTTCATTAGTTATTGAAGAATTGATGTGTGATGTGAAAGACTATGAACCACTTTTAGCCTTAGATGGAAAAGATGATGGACTTTATTTTTATAAAAAGATTATAAAAGAAGGCAAACAGTTTTTAAAAAAAGAAGGTTACATTTTTTTTGAAATTGGGTACAATCAAGGCAAAGCAGTACAAGAATGCTTTGAACTTGAAGGATATGATAACATAAAAATTATAAAAGATTTAATGGGCTTAGACAGAATAGTATGTGCTAGAAAGCCTATATAG
- a CDS encoding DUF1385 domain-containing protein encodes MKKVNIGGQAVIEGVMMKCQDKYTVAVRKPDKEIVLDHKEYKSKSEQYKILKLPILRGILAFGESMVIGIKTLTYSAEFYEIEEESAQESKIDRFLDKHFGDKTQDILIGFSVFFAVIISIGLFMVTPLLLTSLIKQFIPITQIQTLIEGVIRISLFLGYIMLISKMKDIQRVFQYHGAEHKTINCLENEKELTVDNVKSYSRLHKRCGTSFLLVVMVVSVIVFMFVRIDVLWVRLLSRIILVPLIAGLSYEVIRFAGKSESSLVNIVSYPGMCLQKLTTKEPDNDQIEVAIMAVKGVLENGEDPSSNVL; translated from the coding sequence ATGAAAAAAGTAAATATTGGTGGTCAAGCAGTTATTGAAGGCGTAATGATGAAGTGTCAAGATAAATACACTGTTGCTGTGAGAAAGCCAGATAAAGAGATAGTACTTGATCATAAAGAATACAAAAGCAAATCAGAACAATATAAAATACTCAAGTTACCTATATTAAGAGGAATTTTAGCCTTTGGTGAATCAATGGTCATTGGCATAAAAACCTTAACTTATTCAGCGGAGTTTTATGAAATAGAAGAAGAATCTGCACAAGAATCTAAAATAGATAGGTTTTTAGACAAACACTTTGGTGATAAGACTCAGGATATTTTAATTGGTTTTTCAGTTTTTTTTGCGGTGATTATTTCAATTGGGTTATTTATGGTAACCCCTTTACTATTGACTAGCTTGATCAAACAATTTATTCCAATTACTCAAATCCAAACATTAATTGAGGGCGTTATCCGTATCAGTTTGTTTTTAGGGTATATTATGTTAATTTCAAAGATGAAAGATATACAAAGGGTTTTTCAATACCATGGCGCAGAACATAAAACCATTAATTGTTTAGAAAATGAAAAAGAATTAACAGTAGACAATGTAAAAAGTTACTCAAGGTTGCATAAAAGATGTGGCACAAGTTTTTTGCTGGTTGTAATGGTTGTAAGTGTCATTGTTTTCATGTTTGTTAGAATAGATGTTTTATGGGTAAGATTATTATCTAGAATCATTTTAGTGCCTTTGATTGCAGGATTATCTTATGAGGTTATTCGTTTTGCAGGTAAATCTGAATCAAGTTTGGTCAATATAGTCAGTTATCCAGGAATGTGCCTTCAAAAGCTAACAACAAAAGAACCAGATAATGATCAAATAGAAGTTGCAATTATGGCAGTGAAAGGTGTTTTGGAAAATGGAGAAGACCCTTCTTCAAACGTACTATGA
- the rpmE gene encoding 50S ribosomal protein L31, whose protein sequence is MKKEIQPTYYQAKVACNCGNEFVTGSTTESIRVEICSKCHPFYTGTQKSLTTRGRIDKFNRKYGIKNEE, encoded by the coding sequence ATGAAAAAAGAAATCCAACCAACATATTATCAAGCAAAAGTAGCTTGTAACTGTGGTAATGAATTTGTTACAGGTTCAACAACTGAAAGCATTCGTGTTGAAATTTGTTCAAAATGTCATCCTTTTTATACAGGAACGCAAAAATCATTAACTACTCGTGGACGTATTGATAAGTTCAATCGTAAATATGGTATTAAAAATGAAGAATAA
- the rho gene encoding transcription termination factor Rho gives MYNGLNNMNLTELRQLAKSLDIKSITKFKKQELMEKIQAVQNEKDTKDTKEKEKVTMEENNKEMNNKTTHVKPTNMKKTSNDLPKDIEQLDSGQLAQGVLEVLPDGYGFIRSDNFLPGDNDVYVSPSQIRRFNLKTGDLVKGNIRIRKDTEKFSALLYVQGINGDDPREATTRPNFEDLTPIFPNQRVHLENNQREYSTRLTDVLAPIGKGQRGMIVAPPKAGKTTLLKQIANAITTNHKDMNLIVLLIDERPEEVTDIRRSIKGENVDVIHSTFDELPEHHRRVSEMVLERAKRLIEHKKDVVILLDSITRLARAYNLSIPPSGRTLSGGLDPAALHMPKKFFGAARNLEEGGSLTILATALVETGSKMDDVIFEEFKGTGNMELVLDRKLSEKRIFPAIDINKSGTRREDLLLSREEREAMFIIRKALGNLRSEDVIENLLSIFIKCRNNEEFVQTIKKIKW, from the coding sequence ATGTATAATGGGTTAAACAATATGAATTTAACAGAATTAAGACAATTAGCTAAAAGTTTAGACATAAAAAGCATAACAAAGTTTAAAAAACAAGAGTTAATGGAAAAAATACAAGCAGTACAAAATGAAAAAGATACTAAAGATACTAAAGAAAAAGAGAAGGTAACTATGGAAGAGAACAATAAAGAGATGAACAATAAAACAACACATGTGAAACCTACTAATATGAAAAAGACAAGCAATGACTTACCAAAAGATATTGAACAATTAGATAGTGGACAACTTGCTCAAGGCGTTTTAGAAGTTCTGCCAGATGGATATGGATTTATAAGAAGTGATAATTTTTTACCAGGAGATAATGATGTGTATGTTTCCCCTTCTCAGATCAGACGATTTAATTTAAAAACTGGAGATTTAGTAAAAGGTAACATTAGGATCAGAAAAGATACAGAAAAATTCAGTGCTTTATTATACGTACAAGGAATAAATGGTGATGACCCAAGAGAAGCAACTACTCGTCCCAATTTTGAAGATTTAACCCCTATTTTCCCTAATCAAAGAGTTCATTTAGAAAATAACCAAAGAGAATATTCTACAAGGTTAACAGACGTGTTAGCACCGATTGGTAAGGGACAAAGAGGAATGATTGTTGCGCCACCCAAAGCGGGTAAAACAACATTACTAAAACAAATTGCAAATGCCATAACGACTAACCACAAAGATATGAACTTAATCGTTTTATTAATAGATGAAAGACCAGAAGAAGTTACAGATATAAGAAGGTCTATAAAAGGTGAGAATGTAGACGTTATACATTCTACATTTGATGAGTTGCCAGAACATCATAGACGTGTTTCAGAGATGGTGCTAGAAAGAGCAAAAAGACTAATAGAACACAAAAAAGATGTGGTTATTTTATTAGATAGTATTACAAGATTAGCCAGAGCATATAATTTGTCTATACCACCAAGTGGAAGAACATTATCAGGCGGTTTGGACCCGGCAGCTTTACATATGCCTAAAAAATTCTTTGGAGCAGCTAGAAACCTAGAAGAAGGTGGGAGTTTAACAATCTTAGCCACAGCTTTAGTAGAAACGGGTAGTAAAATGGATGACGTTATATTTGAAGAGTTCAAAGGAACAGGTAATATGGAACTTGTTTTAGATAGAAAATTATCGGAAAAAAGAATTTTTCCTGCTATCGATATTAACAAATCAGGTACAAGAAGAGAAGACCTGTTATTAAGTCGAGAAGAAAGAGAAGCAATGTTTATCATAAGAAAAGCACTAGGCAATCTAAGATCAGAAGATGTTATTGAAAATTTATTAAGCATATTTATTAAGTGTAGAAACAATGAAGAATTTGTACAAACCATAAAGAAAATTAAATGGTAA